A genome region from Oceanispirochaeta sp. includes the following:
- a CDS encoding cellulase family glycosylhydrolase, with the protein MILIGLFSCHSLKRDQDPAPLIQTSASRQVWGGFEIPDLEALKGLKWSEQDAFRWYKDKGWINGANFLPSTAGNMLEMWNAETFDPDTIRRELGWASELGMNTMRVFLPYILWKEDSLALISRINLYLDIAAKQNIKTVFVLFDSVWHPYPETGKQPEPLPGIHNSIWVQSPGLQFVMDPEEYSSLKDYVQGIMGHYSQDERVLFWDLMNEPDNGNIPRYNKMQPQFKNQYIYRLLSLTFLWARESHPDQPLTAGVWTDDWSRESSMPFVRLQLDASDIISFHVYDDLKGSKNRVDQLLPYNRPLICTEYMARTIGSTLIDIAPYFQKNHIGAIHWGLVSGRSQTIYPWDSWQNPFTEEPAVWFHDILRPDGTPFDLRESKLFQKLNQK; encoded by the coding sequence TTGATTCTGATCGGCCTTTTTTCCTGCCATTCCCTTAAGAGAGATCAAGACCCTGCCCCGTTGATTCAGACCTCGGCCTCCCGACAGGTCTGGGGCGGTTTTGAGATCCCCGACCTTGAGGCTCTCAAAGGATTGAAATGGTCGGAACAGGATGCTTTTCGCTGGTATAAGGATAAAGGATGGATCAACGGAGCCAACTTTCTGCCCTCCACCGCGGGAAACATGCTGGAAATGTGGAATGCCGAGACCTTTGACCCGGACACAATCAGACGGGAGCTGGGATGGGCCTCCGAGTTGGGGATGAATACGATGCGCGTCTTCCTTCCCTATATTTTATGGAAGGAAGACTCACTGGCTTTAATCTCCCGGATAAACCTCTACCTGGACATCGCCGCAAAACAGAATATAAAGACAGTCTTCGTCCTCTTTGATTCGGTGTGGCACCCCTACCCGGAAACCGGAAAACAGCCCGAACCACTGCCGGGCATCCATAACTCCATCTGGGTTCAGTCCCCAGGTCTTCAGTTTGTGATGGACCCCGAAGAGTATTCCTCACTTAAAGACTATGTTCAGGGCATCATGGGTCACTACTCACAGGACGAAAGAGTCTTATTTTGGGACTTGATGAATGAACCGGACAATGGAAATATCCCCCGGTATAACAAGATGCAGCCTCAGTTTAAAAACCAGTACATCTACCGCCTGCTGTCTCTGACCTTCCTATGGGCCAGAGAGTCTCATCCCGATCAGCCCCTGACGGCAGGAGTGTGGACGGATGACTGGAGCCGGGAGAGCAGTATGCCCTTTGTCCGCCTCCAGCTGGATGCCTCTGATATCATCAGCTTTCATGTGTATGATGATCTGAAGGGAAGTAAAAACAGAGTGGATCAACTCCTCCCCTACAACCGGCCCCTTATCTGCACAGAATATATGGCCAGAACCATCGGCTCCACCCTCATAGACATTGCACCCTACTTCCAGAAGAACCATATCGGAGCCATTCACTGGGGGCTGGTGTCCGGCAGATCCCAAACCATATATCCCTGGGATTCCTGGCAGAATCCCTTCACGGAAGAGCCGGCTGTCTGGTTTCATGATATTCTTCGACCCGATGGGACTCCCTTTGACCTCAGGGAATCAAAACTTTTTCAAAAATTGAATCAAAAATAA